From Brassica rapa cultivar Chiifu-401-42 chromosome A06, CAAS_Brap_v3.01, whole genome shotgun sequence:
CGAAATTGAAGTGAATCGTTCCCCCATGTTTTATGGGTTTGGATTTCCCCTCTGACGTCATTGCCTCTCTCTCTCGCAtttcaataattaaaaatttatttacatatatctCTCACAcaccaaatctacaattttgAAGGTGGTGATTAATGGCTATCTAGGGTACAATCCCTTACATTTTGCCAACCGAATACGTATAGCAAATTTATTACTActtcttttgtttcaaaatgtaaggTGTTTAAtagagagtttttgatgttttaaaatataaaataatttaaatttctttgtaatttttaattttattaaaaactgtataactaattatatttatagtatattttataattaggtggttattttaatttataactagattttgatccgcgcttagaaagcgcgggtttgtttgtttttcatttattaatcgaAAACTGATTTGTAAATtaccattatttttgtttcgaaccataacaattgagtttttagggttttatcattttttttctcttcaaaatatggtatttttttgaaatatggtagttgttctatgataatatttgagttttaagatttgttttcatatctgaCCTAGATTCATGGTTGGACCTATAGACCCGATACATTGTATATAATCCGGTTcggatttaatgaaaaattcgttaattaaaaatatgatataaccaggtaaaaatccaaaaactcactattaacctgcaatctgataccattgatctgattacaaaatatttaataataattttttttaaaaaaattgattaaattactcatatatttattaatattacataaattagtgattccttagaatttgataaaattttgttatgttatccaaataaaaaatgataatacaaAAAACTTATTGATATGACAGTATTAGTTTATTTCGTCTttaataacctattataagttggtgtttttattttagatttaaaaattaattttaatatagtttttaaaatttttttgaacactcgtaattgccatatcaatattatgtataaaatgacattataaatggaaaaatgatattcaaatatgtatatgatatatggtgtaggatatatgattttggtttgtattgaaaaaatgtataatattcaaatgatctgtttgaatattgatatgtatatttaagaaaatgatattttcatgtttgctaatttatttatagttcgtaatatatttatacatatattatatttaaagttagtatatcttttaaatatacataGGCCCATTATTTATAGATCTATTTAGATGTACATGTAGGCCCAAAACCAAAAGACTTAAATgccattaatgaattttattcatCCTTTGTAAAAATAAGGGTATTTTTGAGAAACTGTAATTTTCATTAAGTGAATGATCCTCTTTTAATGGTATTGATTTTGatgatatttaaaaaagaagaagtaaaaataactttcttaatatttgtgTTTAAGCTAAAATATTGTACAACTTAGAACATAGTATTTTCATTCATTTCACTTAATCATGTTAAATAATATTCAATAACTGAATAAACCATGTCTATTTTCTGACGTTATAGTGTTCACTTTGTCAAAGATCACACATCCAAAACGTAAACTGCTGGGTTTTCATAGCTAAAGTATCATCTTTGTATTTTGATAGAAATCAACGACTCGGTGTAGCTAATATTTTGGTGACCTGTAATGATAGTACctactatatttattttgactAATATTTTGGTTATGCGTAACGAAGGAGACATATCCCCTTCTTATTATATAAGAAGCATTATTAACAGTAAATCTCGTTCTCatgtgtaattaattaatttgtcATTGCTTAGGTATTATCACGAAAATCCAcattacattttttattatatagttttttcttGTATAGACCAATTACATGTAACGTCATTATCAAATAATATTAGAAAGTGATAAtagtatatgttttattttatgcaCATATCTTGTGGTGAAAAAAAAGTGCTCGCATTATATTATTGCGGTGCTTGACAAAAACATGAGTTTTATTTATACTAACAGTTATAGATTACTTACGAGATAACCaagatttttttaagaaaaacataataaaatatatattatcagatagtatatattatagtaTGTGTACATTGTCACATATTTTATTCTCTTGATTATGAACATTGTCACCAGTCTATTATTGTATGTGAACATTGTCTTATTTGATGtttgaaacaaatatatttttaatgattttgttaTATAGTAAATCAAAGATTCATAATTTTTGGTTAATAGTAACAGTGTTTCATATAGTTTCTCTCTTTGATACACTGATAATTGGATAAACTATTTAACATAGGGTTTTTTTACTTTGTAAAGTTATATGATATTAACTATAAAGTAAAACCATAATATATTCCACCATGTTCATGTTCGTGTTTATATATGAATTGTATATGGTTAACATGCATGCTTAATCTTATACATATGGAGatgtcaaatataaaaaaaaattcgagagaacatatatatatggcaTTATTTTCGTTCATAAATTTCTCTAttaatgtgactgaaggttgtGAAGGAGTCAAAACAATTATCATATGAAAATTAGAAGAAATGTATGTATTAACATGATCAACAAGTGTTTATTGTATAAATAGTTTATTAATAAAGCAAGCCATTAATTGTAAGAGTGACAAATTAGGTGGCATTAATTCTCGACAAAAATATACGCAAATTATGTGATCACAGAAATATTTTAGGCATAGTTAGAGTCAATCTTACATTCGTATAAAAGTTAGAATAAATTTATGGTTCGAAACTTTTTCCGTAAATACAGTTAAGTACATTTCCTATATTAATCGTGTACAATGTAAGTATCGATAAAACATCAGCACTTCTTTATAAACATCAATCTTTGGTCTCATTCATTCCATTCCATCCCAAGCATAAACTGATGTTATAACAACTTCTAAGATGGTTTTGAACCGTTATTGGTTTAAACAAGCTGGTCTCgattttgtttttcatataTTAACGATTATATGACTGATTGTATTCAAAAGGAGGtccatattaaattaaaaataaaatctcttAACTTAAGCACCAAgacttttaattttgaaattaacattaATGGTAATAGGAGTTTATTTAGTCTATATACAAACTCAAATCCGGTTAAGTTATAGTcaaacaaaatttgaatgtgatcaCCATTTATGGTAATTCGGAAATCAACATTAATAGTAATATGAGTTTATTTAGTCAATATATAAAACTCAAGTCTTGTTAAATTTATagtcaaatataattttttaatgttattgCCTATATTTTATTTCCTTGCATTTAATACTTTCCAAAATGAGGGATCAAACAATAAGGGACTTCTTAGATTGATTTTTCGGATTGATTCTCGAATTGAATTGAGGCAATCTAAACCCTAACAATtgtgaatatataaatatcatacTAAACTTCTAGTTACGATATCACAACCGAGAACAGAAACAGAAAATGAGTGCCATGAATTTCATCTCCGATTTGAAACCAAAAAAGTCTATGTGTCATAATAATGACCCATATTTTTACATGTATGTCTTGATCCGCTCACTTAATTTGGCaactattattattaaaaatctttCTTCTATTTTTAGGAATTCTGCGAAACAGTGTAAAATTGTGAAAAATTATAACATATTAGTCTATTAAAAAGACTattacttttaattattttattttcatttaatcaTGATAGCAAAGTATACACCGGAAAGTTCAAACTCTTTGTTTTTAATTGATCTATATATCAAAAGTTATAAAATTGTGTCATATAACATGTATTATTTGTtactatgatttttttaatacttataaattgataattataattttttttaatccgtTCATGGGTTATCAACTAGTTCAATAGTATAACATTCTTTTCACTGCCCATACCATTTTTTAGGACTACTGACTTCTTTGTTCAAATGTAGTGGTAAAACAAACAATGACACCAATCTAAACAACTGAATCCAAAGTTCCAAACCCATAACTGAGTGAAGAACACGAATCACTTTATTTAAGACCATGATCAAACCATATACTACaatcttatataataaagttgGCTTTTCTCTCACCTCCTTCCTCCATGTCCTCAAAGAGAATGGGGCATTTCGCGACACGTGTCGCATCCCAAACCATTCACGCTTTTTTGTTATATAGTTCCGGTTCTCGACACACTTATTTGAACTGGGCTTTTATTACAATTACAGATTAAGCCCACATGGAATTAGGGTTAGTCTTCCATCATCCTCTTGCTCCTGCGACCTACACGATGAAATCCCACAGAGATGAAGATCGCCGTTTTGATCTCCGTAACATCTCAACAatccataaatattttctttacttTGAGTTTTTTGTGATTGATCCACTCCTCCCACTTCAAACACAGCGTCAAGCTCTCAAATCGCAAAAACTAACAACTCTTCTCAACTCCTCCGGTGAAGTAACGCTCAGTTTTAATGTTTTTCAGTAACCAAAACCCATGATCCCACTATCGCCTCTTCATTGcctatttaatttctttttcatAACCTCTGGCGACCACATATATTTACTCTCAGAGTGTGATCTCTAATTTCCTTACTGTATGCCGATTGATTATAGCTTAAACTCCTAGACAAGCTCTCGGCTTCATTTGTCCGAGTTGAATGCAGGACACTGTAGGGAGGTCGTTGAGGCTCCTTCGATTTTGGGAGTCTCTGAATGTCAAAGCAGGGTCGGCTGATGGGTGTTGATATGTTGCTGCTTGATTCCAAGGTATTTTGttttcgtcatttactttacaaATTAGACATCACATAACGGATTATGTGAGAAAACCATTATCTGAAAGATATTTTCTCAGACGACTGCTTCATGCATCCATCAATGTTCACAAGCTAAACACCTTCAAGCACTTATTGAGTGAAGGATCTCTTTATGAGCTTAGTGTTTTTGAAGTAACCCGGATCAAACCAAACTTCTGCTTTAGTTTTGTTGGTTTCATATATCAATAGAGAGTTTTAGGTTCTAGAATTATGACCAACTCATGGTCTTGGCCAACAAGAATACTGATTTACAAGGTTAGCTTTGTATTCCAAACTTAAAAGCTgctctatatatttatttgcatTCACAGTTGCTAGCATTTTAAACATATTCCAACGGCTGTTGTTGGAAAAATTATGGGGATTCGAACAGCTTACAGTGAAGAGAGTCAGAGTATACAGCGCATGATGATCACCCTAATCATTGGTATATGACTACTtacattcatttatttattaagcATACATAAGGTTGTCAGCGTGTCTTAAACTTTTCCACTATGTTTTCTCAGGAGCTCTGATGTATGCAAGTATTTGACGGCTTAGCTAAGCTCCTTGAAGAGAATTTGCTGAGTAGGAACGAAGAACCCGAGGTTTTGGTTGCAACTAACATCAACCCTAAATTAGTAGGCGGTAATACATTACCTCAtgtcttaaaaaaagttttcgATTGTCTTAAAATGTTACTTGACTGTTTGAAATATTGTTTCAGCGGCTATTCCTGAATAAGACATCCACCACTCATTTATATTTAGATAATGAGTGTGTTGCTGGTGCAAGTTATCTTCAGAGGTAACCActcatttttaaaacaattaatatgCCTTTAATTATGTCGTCAAACTCACCcaaagagtttttaaaactaAGGGTGTGTTGCAGTAAGGAATGCTCAACCTCTAACCCGAAGAAGTATGTGTTGTCAAGAAAATTGAGCCATTGACTTTGGCCAAATTGCAGTGTGGGTTCACATCATTCACATGTGTTTCATGCAATGAGGAGAACGTTGCTGGAGTTATAAGGTAATCTATCCTGACCAAAGCCACCTTTGTTACTTTTAATTCACAAATCCACCACCAATCTAGGTTCTAAATTAAGACATTGCTTTGAACAATATTTACTAACGTGTCCAGATGAGCGTCTCTGATGCTACTGAAACTTCGAATTTTGTTGCTTTGACACTGAAGTCACTAAACTGACCAATATACGTGATGCCGATGTCCCAACGAGCAGGTATATATTTGTTAGCTACTAGAACTTAACGTTTCTCTATTTGGGCTGTGTACTTATATTATTGCATCCGGTTGCTTATCAAGGGAGGTGGTGGACAAAACCCCAGGATTGGGACCTTCTACTAGGTCTACATGGATGGTTACTCAGGAAAGAAGCCACAGACTGACTAACTTAGATAGAAGTGGAgctttttggaaaaaaaaaaaaaaaaaaaagatgaacgaagaaagaagaaagaagtggAGCTTCAATTACAAAACGTAATGACCTGTACGTTGCTtttctttgaaaataatatttccaGGCACTGAAGTCTGAGTACTTCAAAACTTTgacatattttgattttatgttTACTTTTTTCGTAAATGCACCGTCTCAGACGTTTTGcagttgaaaaataaaaagaaaagttgaTTCTCCACTACTATTTGTATTGTCCTACTCCTACCAAATCGTAATCACATCTATACTATAAATAAGATGAATATTGGCTGCACACCGCATATTTACAACAATCTGCCTGATATTTACTTACTAAATCATTACGAACACTAATTTGGCACCTATCATCCTCCTTGGCCAATCTGAACTTATTTAACAGCTATGaagacaatatatattttaaacaatataaaaagaTAGATAGGGAGATTGTGATTCCAGTCATcgatatatatattgtaacatgTTTAAAACAGAAATTGGTAAGAGTTGAGTTCAGGCcagtatatttaaatttaatgttcTCAGTACGAACATGCAACAAGTAACTCATGCCAAAACCCAGTTTAACAATCAGATGAGTAAAACAGGTAAACTCATCAAACAAATATAAGAAACAAACTACTGAAACTGAACCAAGTAAGAGTATGTTAACACTTAACACCTACTCTCTCACAACAAACACACAGTGTCATGCCTAGGTGTTTGAGGGGCCTAAGGCTAGAGTAAAAACATTTCCATAAttagtaacaaaaatctattATAAAAAACCTTACAAACATtatgtatttaatatttataaactcaTATGAAAAATGGTCATATTATTTCTTAAAAGAATACAAACCACATAGTTTATTAAACCAAAAATACAAAACTTGAAATTATCTATGaagattttataattatttaattaagtaAATGTGTTTATTTAGATATGTTGAATAGTAAGCTTATAAATGTATTACTacaatgtaaaaataaaatcatacaagctaaaaaaagttataattcaaagtctaaaaattaaataaataaaataatagttttatgAAATTAGATGataaattaaatcaaaaagTCTAAAATAGCATGAAATAAATCTAAATAGcatataaattattgtttagATCCAAAACTAAGAGAAATTTATTTAGGTATACACACACTATAACCAATTAAAAGAGGGATTAAAATGGGGTTCCTAAAATGTGCTATACAAGTTAGGACATAAGACAGTTGACTTTCTCATAGAAAGGTGAGCACGCCTCTGCAAACACATACATATTTTTCGGCGTGAAGATTATAAACAATCATGCGCATCTGATATTTTCTGCCTAGGAATTCTTTAGTAATGGTTAAGAGATGATGGTAACATGGGGCCGTCTGGTGGACTTAACACTAGAGCTTTGAGAGGATTTCCTGGCAACACTCAACCAGCATccagaacaaagaaaaaaacagatttgAGGAATTCCTAAGCAGAAAATAACTTTCTTGGAACAAATGCAacacacaaatatataataacatccgcgcgaagcgcggaaaaacccCTAGTTGTATATACTCTCTGCTTGTATAGAGCATTTAACTTGACCAACCTCTATACTCCAATTGTATAATCTTTCTGCTTGTAGCatcattaacaaaataaattttggaACGAAACATTTGCGAACTCCACTCGGTTAACCGAAATAACtgtctggaaaaaaaaaaacaagactcCATAGAAGCTCAAATGCGCAGTAACAAACCAAAACGTATCCCTTCAACCAAACTAGATAGTATCTAACCAGAACAGAGATAATTGTAGTAGAATCAAAAACCAACTAAGATGAAGAGATGATCAGAAAAAATCTTGGTTTATTTAGTCTTCTTCCTCAGCTTCGTTCTCAGCAATGTTGAAGTACCTCAACTCATAGAGGTTACGGTCCTTGTTGGCTGCAATCACTCTGAGCCAATCTCTGACATTGTGCTTCTTCAGGTACTTCTTTGTCAAGTACTTGAGGTATCTACACATATACAGATAACAAACCACGTTAACTTAGAGAGATTGACTAAACTCAATAATCAAACAATTGTGCTCAAGATAACCTAAGAGATTCTACAGCTAAGACTGGTGTAGATTTTAATCAAACCTCTTGGAGAACTGGCCATCAGAGGTGACTGTGATCTTGTTCTTGTCACGAGTGATTGAGACAGTATCACCGAGAGCACCAGCTTTGCCACCAACCTTAATCCTCTCCTGGAGAAACTTCTCTAAGGAAGCAATCTCCATGATCTTGTCATCAACAGGCTTAGAACAATCTATGGTAAAGGAAACTCCCTTCTTCTTTCCCTTTGGAGCTGCTGCACGACTCATtttcacctctctctctctgcaatCCCAAAACCATATTGGCAATTCATATAATGCTAGACCAAGTAGTTAAAAACGATAAACTAAATTCGTTCATTCTCTGTCGGAACACTTCTCAGAGTTTTCAAACAACAACATACATCAATACTGGGAAAGGTTGTTTTAAGTTCAAAGAGTGACGATGAAAGCGTACCCGTAGGAAAATGCTGGAAGATGGAACTGCGGCGTGAAGATGTTGTGTCTAGGGTTTAAGGCTTTTAAGGTGCTATTGTAATTCAGACCCACATATAATTGGGCCCGAAAGCCTGTCTTACCCGCTTTTAACCCACATGGTACAGatgttcaaacaaaaaaacctaCATGATACTTCTGACGTTGGATTGttaagttagttttttttttggtaagataaGAACATACAAGTCGTTGCGAACAAAAAATTAGAAACTGATAATAGATGGTAGGAGCCGCGCGAACGCAGGCTCCCTCTTCCACAAATAATGACACAGGCTCTCCCACTTGGGGAGACCTTAGACTAAGCGCCCCTCCTTAAAGTGCAATGGAGGTCACTAGCCTAGGCCACtcatcttcttgatcatgaGTTGACCCTGTCCAGGTAAGTGATTTGTTTGTTCACTCTACTTCTCTTCTTATACTCTGCTTAGCGAGTCCTTACTTCTAAATGCAAGCGATGTGGGACAACTGAACACATCTAACTACTGGCACAAGCCTGAAATGGGCTGGGTATTGTACATGTGAGCCCGACATATAGGCCCATTAAATGAAAAATTTGGGGAATGTGTTGAAAGAAGAGAGGCGAAAATGTCTGAAGGAGAGAGGCGAAAATGAACCTAGTATGGTAGGTAGTATGCTAATAATATAATCAGCTCATAAGGCGAATAAAAGTTGAATTTTATTCATATAATTTCTGTAAGGAGGGAGGAGAGAATGAACCCAGTACGCCAACAATCTTCTATCATCAAACTTTCGAAAATTTATTACAGCCagaaaaagttacaaaaaaaaaaaggttcgaACATTTCAAACcatctataaaataaatgtttttaaacagACTAGTGCCAATCTTAAACGGTGTGTTAGTTTGTGTCTAACTTCTGAGTTTGGAATATGAAGATAAAAATATACTCAGCTCATAAGCCGAATGAAAGTTGAATTTTATTCATATAATTTTCTGCAAGTACATCTTACATATTTTAGCATCCCGTATTTTGCAAACAATCTGCAAGTTTGTGGGGATTATATAACCCAaagttaattaatttcaaagtaCTAAATGAAAGATTTAAGGACATGAAAAAATGTCACTAGCAGCAATATGCCTACAGTAACAGAATAGGCAGTAGCTAAtgcatgataaaaaaaaagtttctagTCTTTGGTCAAGTTGTCGGGCTTGAGAAATTTGGGGTAGCGATCGGTAGCTCCAGTTTTGTGATCGTAGTACTCAACTGCAGCTGCTCCAGCTAGAGCGGCTAATGTCAGAGCCTGAGCGTGTAGCCTGAGAATACAACCCAATACACAAAACGTATAACTATCAACATTATCATCTTAAATTCAGTAAAGAAAAGACATGCATCATGGAGCAATTGATTTGTGACACGTCCAACACCACCTTAAATGTTTCTTCAGTAATATGATATCAAGTACAAAACATGAGTATAGGAAAGCATATTGTATATGACGGATACATATTATGGTAGACTCAATTTGTTATTGTCAGAATGAGTAATCTACATCTAACCAGGTAAAGAAATGAAGAAACAAACAAGGAGAACCAAATGATAATTATTCATTTAGAGACTCTCAAGCGCAAACACACAGAGAGAGATATAGATGAGTAACAATAATTGAAGCAGCTCATGTTTCCTCAAGATTAGTGTATTTAAGAGAATAATACAGAAGAACATAGCTAATTTAATTAGATGCATGTTTCTTAACCATTAAAAAAGGGAGACAAGAACAAAGATAAAGATACCTGGCGTGGATGATTCGGACACTGGTTTTCATACCAGGTTTAGACCAGTTATAGGCGATTGAACCGGAGATCCCACTCAGCCATAAACAACCTATATCAAACCATATATATCACAAAATTACACACGCGTCACCTAGGATGTGAAACAAATAGGAACTTTCGATTACTTCAGCACAAAAATCGAGATCTAAACATTCGGATGAGCACGACATATAATATGTAACCAACAGATCTATAAAACAGTCGATTGTGATTATTACCGACGGTACGAAGCTTGTGTTCTACGATCCATTCCCTTATCTCTGCTATTTTTGTCTTTGATTCCGCCATTGCTGAAAGAAGAAAATTCGGAAGAAGAGGGTtggaaacaagagagagagattgaagaGTAGACAAAGCGCGTTTGGCCGTGGCTTTAAAAGCCGACCAAAGGCGGAAAATTCCAAAGAAGAGAAAACCAATTTGCTAACTTGCGCTTCATTCCCGCTGTTACACGTGTCATTTCGTTACTTGTAGctaaattttatttagtaaaccgtgtgttctctttatttattaGCTCCTACGCAGCGCGAGTATGGACCCTATTAGCAATTTTCAGAGCTCGAGTGGAAGAGTTCTCCCATTGTGACTTATGCTATTAATGGAGTTGCTTAGCACTGGCCCGAGCCAATATACTAGAGTGGCAGGTTCGAATAGCCACTCTTTTTGTTGCCTTGTTCCCTATAATTAGCTACTGATCAACAAAACCGATTCCATAGTGATTGAAAATAAGACCGTTCAAGTCTAACGAAGACGGTAAAGAAATAAACATCCACCCACCAAACCTTAGTTTCAAGAGCCTCGAAAACATagcattaaaagaaaaaaatacagtaCAACAAGTCTGTCCTCTTTTTTCCTGGATTAGGAGCCATCCTTCTCTTCTCTACCCAAATGTTGAGATGAGGAAGTTCTTGTATATGCTCATAAACTTGGCCACAAATGCTGCAGAGTTATCACCCAACATCATTTCATACATAAGCATTCAGTCATGACAAAAATGTAAAAAGAtgattttctttctttaaatgTAACCCAAATGCAAATGAAGAATTTTATATACCTTCTATGTGAAATATGGCTTTCTGACCCAACCTCATCCGATGTTCCTGTAACAAGGAGCCATATACATCATCAATAGAGCCCATcaaatcaaaacaaatcaaataactAGAGGCTCAGTATCAAATGAGAGAAAATTTGTTGAGACATTGCATAGGAGAAATAAAACTCTCAAGCTAAGACGTAAGAGCGGTAAACTTACATAATATGCGGCCCAGTGGCAGACTTCAAGCTTCAGCTCTGAGTCCAGTTTCCTCAGTAATTCATGAAGAAGCCTCTGCAGAGCAGAAGTATAAAACTATGtgtaaaaagaaaagataaagggACTACACGAATAATAGAACTGGGTTTTTGTTTGAAACCTTCAGTAAGACTTCTGGTGGAATGCAATTAACCAGCAGCTCGTATACCTTCCCGCGCACCTGAAACAAACTGAAGAAGCACACGAGAGAATGATTAGATCTATAATTTGCAAAGCTAAATGATTTACTAGAGTGAGTGCTAACCTTTTAGGGCTCTGTTCCCTCAGCATGTCAGTTGATATTTCAGCAACATACTCTTCCCAATCCATAGGAGATATCACTTGGTTATCTGTGAACGGATAGCTACAACGAGAGAATCATGTTAATCATTTTCAGAAACATGAAACAGCAAAAGAAATCAATCAGGCTCATTGATTGTCTGCAGAGAGACAGTTAATGAAGCTTACTTTT
This genomic window contains:
- the LOC103874513 gene encoding uncharacterized protein LOC103874513; the protein is MAESKTKIAEIREWIVEHKLRTVGCLWLSGISGSIAYNWSKPGMKTSVRIIHARLHAQALTLAALAGAAAVEYYDHKTGATDRYPKFLKPDNLTKD
- the LOC103874512 gene encoding 60S ribosomal protein L22-3 is translated as MSRAAAPKGKKKGVSFTIDCSKPVDDKIMEIASLEKFLQERIKVGGKAGALGDTVSITRDKNKITVTSDGQFSKRYLKYLTKKYLKKHNVRDWLRVIAANKDRNLYELRYFNIAENEAEEED